TCCTTCCCCCCTTTCCCGAACTCCTTGAGATAGGCTGAGCAGATTTCCCTGTAGGCCTCCTCGGCCAGGCCGAAGTGCACGCTCTGGAGGGCCCTCCTGAGCAGGTGGAGGTCAACCCCCCTGGCCTCCAGGGAGGAGGTGTATTCTCCCAGTCCAAAATCCACCAGGTAGAGCTCCCCCTTTTCGGTGAGCAGGAGGTTGGAGGTGGTGAGGTCACCGTGGACCATCCCCCCCTTGTGGAGACGGGCGAGGTATCTCCCTATCTTCCTGTAAATCTCCTTCCTCTTCCCCTCCTCCAGTCCCTCCAGAACCTCCTTCAGCGGCCTTCCCTCCACGTATTCCATCACCACCTTCATGTTTTTCCTGTCGACTTCGTAGACGGGTGGGGTGGGAACGCCTACCCTCTTGGAATCGAAAAGGAGTTTGGCCTCCAACGAAGTCCTGGTTTCGCGGAGGGAAAGGTCCAGTTCCTTCACCCTATAGGGCTTGGGTATCCTGTGCTTCACCACCACCTTTCCCTCCCCGAAGGGATGGAGGATCCGGAAGTCCTCCAAGTGCAGTTCGGCTTCCGCCCCCCTCTTCAGCAGCATGTGAATCTTAAGGAGTGAGTGGTTGCAGTTTTAATCCTACCGTCTCCAGGGAATGTCCACTTCATCCGTCCTCCACCTCTGCCTTATCACGGCTTCTTCCACTCTCTGTTTCACCCCATGCCGGTAGGCGAGAAGGCCCGTCCACCCTATCATCGCTCCGTTGTCGGCGCAAAACTCGGGAGGGGGGACGAAGAGGGAGGCCCCCCTCGCTTCACACATCTTTCCCAGCATTTCCCTGAGTCTGAGGTTCGAGGCCACCCCTCCCGTCAGCAGGACTTCCCTTTTCTCCGTGTGGGCGACTGCTCTTTCCGTCACCTCCACCAGGGCGGCGAAAACGGTTTCCTGGAGGCTAAAGCAGAGGTCCCTCAGGTCCTCCCCTTCCCTGTACTTTCGTAGGGCTTCCGTCAGGGGACCGGAAAAGGAAAGGTCCATTCCCTTGACCACGTAGGGGAGGGGAAGATACCTTTTCCCTTCCCTTGCGAGCCTTTCGACCCCCGCCCCCCCGGCAGGGGAGATCCCCGTCTCCCTCGCGAAGACATCGAGACAGTTGCCGACCGGTATGTCTAGGGTTTCCCCGAATACCCTGTATCTTCCCTCCTCGAAGGCTATCACCTGCGTGTTGCCACCGCTCACGTAGAGGGTAACTGGATCCTCCGCACCCGTGAGCAGCCTCCCTATCTCCACGTGGGCGATGCAGTGGTTCACCCCTACGAGGGGCTTGCCCGTGAGGACGGAAAGGGCCCTGGCGGCCGTGGCCACTACCCTGAGGCAGGGTCCCAGGCCCGGGCCGGCGGAAAAGGCGAAGAGGTCGAGGTCCCTGAGGGTCACACCCGCCCCTTCCAAGGCTTCCCCTATGGCGGCCTTGATTTGGGAGGCATGGGAACGGGCAGCCTCCCTGGGATGGATCCCACCCTTCTCCGGTCTGTAAACCCTAGCCACATGGGAGAGGATCTTCCCCTCGGAACTCACTATCCCTACCCCAAGTGTATGGGCAGTCCCCTCCAGACCAAGGCAGAGCATCCCTTTTCCTCGGAAGGATGAGGGATTAATATCGTCCCTTCCGATTCAATCGATGGTGATTTTCGACAGAAAGGCAGAACCCCACACCCCCTCCCTCCTCCGCGAATTGGCCGAGAAGGCCAGGATCATCCGGAGGGATTCCCTGATCATGACCACGGAGGCCGGTTCCGGTCATCCGGGTGGTTCCCTTTCCTGTGCCGACATCCTTTCCGTCCTCTACTTCCACCATCTCCGCTACGATCCTTCGAATCCAAGGTGGGAGGGAAGGGACAGGTTCATCCTCTCCAAGGGCCATGCCTGTCCTGCCCTTTATTCAGCCCTTTCCTTGGCGGGTTTTTTTCCCAGGGAATGGTTGCGCACCCTCCGGAAGTTCGGAAGTCCCTTACAGGGTCATCCGGACTCCACCTCTACCCCCGGTGTGGAAGCCTCGACGGGTTCGCTGGGTCAGGGTCTTTCGATAGGATGTGGCATGGCCCTGGCCGCAAGACTGGACGGGAGGGATTACAGGGTTTACGTTTTGATGGGAGATGGGGAGATGGACGAGGGACAGGTCTGGGAAGCAGCCATGTTCGCCGCCCACCAGCGTCTGGACAACCTGGTGGGGATAGTGGACAGGAACAGGATTCAGCTGGACGGTTTCACGGAGGAAATAGTGGGGCTGGAACCCTTAGCGGAGAAGTGGAGGTCCTTCGGGTGGAACGTGCTCGAGGTCGACGGACACGACCTCCTCCAAGTGGCGGAGGCTTTGGATGAGGCTGAGAGGATAAAGGGAAAACCCACGCTGATCCTCGCGAGGACGGTGAAGGGGAAGGGGGTTTCCTTCATGGAGAATCAGGTGAAGTACCACGGTACTCCCCTCACGAGGGAAGAACTGGAAAGGGCTCTCAAGGAGCTGGAAGGATGAGGCCTTCAGCCTCCATGAGGGAGACCTACGGAAGGACGCTGGCGGAACTCGGTGAGGAACATCCTGAAATCGTGGTGCTGGACGCCGACCTTTCCACCTCCACCCACACCTCCCTCTTCGCCAGGAAGTTCCCCGAGAGGTTCTTCAACGTGGGTGTGGCCGAGGCAAACCTCATGGGCGTGGCAGCGGGCCTGGCCTCCTGCGGGAAGCTTCCCTTCGTGAGTACCTTCTCGGTTTTCGCCACGGAGAAGGGCCTGAGCCAGTTCAAGCAGTCCATTGCCTATCCCAACCTCAACGTGAAGGTGGTGGTTACCCACGGGGGGCTCTCGGTGGGGGAGGACGGGGCCTCCCACTTCTGCCTGTGGGATTTAGCGGTCATGCGCTCCCTCCCCCGCACCACGGTGATCGTGCCAGCCGATGCGGTGGAGACGGAGGAAGCGGTGAGGGCCCTCGTGGACCACAGGGGTCCCGCCTTCCTCAGGCTACCGAGGGCCAAGACGGGACTGGTATATGGGGAAGGATACACTTACAGGGGGGAGAAGCTGGAGTTCAGGATAGGGGAAAGCGTGGTTTTGGAAGAGGG
The nucleotide sequence above comes from Candidatus Hadarchaeales archaeon. Encoded proteins:
- a CDS encoding KEOPS complex kinase/ATPase Bud32; amino-acid sequence: MLLKRGAEAELHLEDFRILHPFGEGKVVVKHRIPKPYRVKELDLSLRETRTSLEAKLLFDSKRVGVPTPPVYEVDRKNMKVVMEYVEGRPLKEVLEGLEEGKRKEIYRKIGRYLARLHKGGMVHGDLTTSNLLLTEKGELYLVDFGLGEYTSSLEARGVDLHLLRRALQSVHFGLAEEAYREICSAYLKEFGKGGKEILERAEEIAKRGRYVGREERGTLLRDGK
- a CDS encoding bifunctional N(6)-L-threonylcarbamoyladenine synthase/serine/threonine protein kinase; its protein translation is MLCLGLEGTAHTLGVGIVSSEGKILSHVARVYRPEKGGIHPREAARSHASQIKAAIGEALEGAGVTLRDLDLFAFSAGPGLGPCLRVVATAARALSVLTGKPLVGVNHCIAHVEIGRLLTGAEDPVTLYVSGGNTQVIAFEEGRYRVFGETLDIPVGNCLDVFARETGISPAGGAGVERLAREGKRYLPLPYVVKGMDLSFSGPLTEALRKYREGEDLRDLCFSLQETVFAALVEVTERAVAHTEKREVLLTGGVASNLRLREMLGKMCEARGASLFVPPPEFCADNGAMIGWTGLLAYRHGVKQRVEEAVIRQRWRTDEVDIPWRR
- a CDS encoding transketolase, encoding MVIFDRKAEPHTPSLLRELAEKARIIRRDSLIMTTEAGSGHPGGSLSCADILSVLYFHHLRYDPSNPRWEGRDRFILSKGHACPALYSALSLAGFFPREWLRTLRKFGSPLQGHPDSTSTPGVEASTGSLGQGLSIGCGMALAARLDGRDYRVYVLMGDGEMDEGQVWEAAMFAAHQRLDNLVGIVDRNRIQLDGFTEEIVGLEPLAEKWRSFGWNVLEVDGHDLLQVAEALDEAERIKGKPTLILARTVKGKGVSFMENQVKYHGTPLTREELERALKELEG
- a CDS encoding transketolase family protein, with amino-acid sequence MRPSASMRETYGRTLAELGEEHPEIVVLDADLSTSTHTSLFARKFPERFFNVGVAEANLMGVAAGLASCGKLPFVSTFSVFATEKGLSQFKQSIAYPNLNVKVVVTHGGLSVGEDGASHFCLWDLAVMRSLPRTTVIVPADAVETEEAVRALVDHRGPAFLRLPRAKTGLVYGEGYTYRGEKLEFRIGESVVLEEGEDATVLAIGPLVVEALEASEALRKEGLRVGVIDVHTLKPLDERTILREASRTGCLVTAEDHSIIGGLGGAVAELLAERRPTPMKRVGVRDEFGKSGPWRELYEAYGLTSRHIQQAVREVREMVR